The nucleotide sequence CTTACCGTCGCTGTCTGCGTTCTTTGACGATCTCGACTGGCTCTGTCATAATCGGTATTTCAGCTAGAACGAAATAATGAATCAGACAGAGCTCTGATGCGACGAAAGGAAACAGCAGCATGGATCACATTACTCGCCCCAAAGAAGAAGACGAATATTTTTTCGAAGAAGGCTGTTTCATACTCGAAATGTCACACCCCGATGAAGATCCAAAAGTCTCCCTCGCCCGAGCGCGTGTGGAACCGGGTAAGAAAACCCGCTTTCATCGGCTCAAAGGAACATTTGAGCGTTATATCATGCTCTCGGGAACCGGTCTCGTCGAAGTCGGCGACTATCCCCCCACCGAAGTCTATCCCGGCGATGTAGTTCGCATCCCCCCCGACACCGACCAGAGCATCACTAATATCGGCGAAGACGATCTGGTCTTCTTCGTAGTCTGTAATCCACACTTCCTCAAATCATGCTACATCGACACCGAAAGTGGACGATAGAATCCCCTTCTGTAACATATTAACACTATATACTTTAACCATTGTTAAGGTTATATATTAATATTTTAAAGATTTTGTTACCTTTCCACCTGTATTCCGTTAGATCTTGAGTACGATATTCATCTATTATTTAATAAATCTTCTCATTTCACAGTCTCTAATACATCCATCCCAATATCAGCTTCAATACTTTTTAATCCTGTAAATTCTAAGGGGGAGTTATTTGATGTCGAGGAACGTACACAGTAAGAAGGGATTCACCCTGATTGAGCTACTCGTGGTGATTGCCATCATCGCGATTCTGATTGCATTACTGCTGCCAGCCGTACAACAGGCACGCGAAGCAGCACGTCGCAGCACCTGTAAAAATAACCTGAAACAGATCGGGCTGGCATTACACAACTACCACGAGACACACCGTATCTTCCCTTATGGCTACAACACTGTTCCCGCTCCGGGTTGTTCCGATGGAACTGGAGACATCCGCACTGGCTGGGCGTTCTTCATCCTGCCGTTCATCGATCAGGCTCCACTCTACCAGTATTGTAACACTAATGGAGCCTCAGACTGTGCAATCTGGCACACCACGACTGCTTTGATTGATACCGGCGGAACCGGAGCCCGCGCTACGATTCCTGTCTACAACTGCCCTTCTGATCCCATGGGTGGTATCAATATCGATATCTCAACCAAAGTGTTTGGGAAATCCAATTACAAGGGAGTCACCAACGAAGCCACCAACCAGGCTTTTACGTTTGGCACCAGTGCCGTTACTTCTCGCATGCGTGACTTCACCGATGGAACCAGCAATACCATCCAGGTAGGTGAGGCTGCAACCATGGGAAATTATGTAGGGGCCGTCTGGATGGGCGTGATTGATGACGTTCATGATAATATGGCCAATGCAACCGCTACTGCTGCCTGGGCGATCAACGGAACCGATTCTGACGCGTTCAACAGTACCCATACTGGTGGATGCCACTTCCTCCTGGGAGACGGAAAAGTCCGTTTTATCTCCGAGAACATTAATCGTGAGCTTTACGAAGATCTGGCCACCAAGAATGGTGGCGAAGTCATCGGCGAATATTAAGCATTTTCCCGCCTGGCGACCTTAGAGTCGTTAAGCTGAAACCATTGCAATCTTCTAAGAGCCACAGGACTGCCTGTGGCTCTTTTTATGGCACGCCCAAATATAAACATTGCTTATTTAATATTATTGCAATAAGTTTCATTCCCTCTTAAAATGAGTTCTACAAACATTTTGTGTGATTGTTTTCCCACCTGATATTTTTCCTGCCTGATAATTTTCCTAAGGTTTTCCATGAATACTTTTACTTCGCGCGCAGCGCGCCGCTTTGGTTTTACCCTCATTGAATTACTGGTCGTGATCGCGATTATTGCGATTCTGATTGCCCTGCTCCTGCCTGCCGTACAACAGGCTCGCGAAGCAGCTCGCCGCAGTCAGTGCAAAAATAATATGAAACAGATTGGACTGGCGCTGCACAATTATCATGACGTCTACGTCAAATTCCCGATCGGTTCACGTTACCCCAATGACCAGCCGAACAACTGGCGTTTTGCATTATTGCCTTATATGGATCAGGCCAATATTTACGAGAAAGCAAAAACCGGACCCGGTTCTGACGTTGATTTCTGGGAAGGGGGCGGCGGCACTTATAACGGCGACACCCTGCTCTTCAAAGACAAAGTCATCACACCAATCTATATGTGCCCGTCCAGTTCAGACCCTGCGATCAGCTATGCCAACGGAGAGTTGGGACAAGGTTCACAGTCACACATGTATGTCGGCATCATGGGCGCATACCCTGATCCCGCCGGTAACTCTAATGTCGCTTATGAAACACAGTACAACAGTTTCGCGACAAACAATGGAACGCTGTTAATCAACGAATGTCGTGGTTTGCGCGATATCACCGACGGCAGTTCCAATACGATCATCATTGGAGAGCAATCACGCAACTCCAGCAGCAATCCTGTTCTCAGACGGTCCGATTATACCTCAGGCTGGGCAGGCACCAGTGTCGCAGGCACCGTTGCCCAATGGATCGCCGGCTCACCGATGCAACATAAATTCGGAACCGGAGTCACTTCGGTTTTTCACAGTCCGAACCCCAGTTCCACGGGCAGCGAAGCCAATGCCCAATGGGACTGGAACACACCGCTCACATCCTATCACACCGGCGGAGTCCATGTGCTGCTGGGTGATGGTGCAACTCGCTTCCTGGGCGACAATACAGACCTCCTGCTAATCCAGAAGTTGTGTGCACGAAATGACGGCATGACGGTCGGGGAATGGTAAGCCCCCTTTTCATTCTCTACCTGAAATTTCGATAGCATCCCGTGATTCGATCAGAATTCTCTTTGATCGAATCACCTGTTTTTCAACCGGACACTAAACATGCATTTTTATCAATTCAACCAATTAAAACATACCGCCTGCCTGCTCTTCTTGACGGCTTTCCTACCAGGCTGTGGTAGTGATCCCGACTCACGACCTACAGTAGAAATTAAGGGGACCGTAACCATGGACGGTTCTCCCCTGCAAGAAGCCAGCATCCAGTTCACGTCTCCCAAAACCGGGGAAAGCGCCTACGCGAACCTGGATGAAAATGGCAGGTATTCGATCACGTTTCCTAAAGCTGACATCGGTTCTGCATACGAAATCACAATCACCCCGCCGGTCGTCGAGGAAGAAAACGCGATGGCACTGGCAGAACAGGCTCAGAATAAATCAACCATGAAGATTCCAGCTAAATACTCTGATCGCACTACCAGCGGTCTTTCCGCCCGCGTTGAACAGGCGGGAACAAACGAAGCTGATTTTGAGTTAAAAAGTAAATAACCTTCTGCAGTTGTCTCATGAACAGGGTGATGTTTCAGGCAATCCTTTTACTTAACTTTTTTAACTATCTCCGTTTCGCTCTGAGAAGCAGACAGTTATACTCAAATCATCGGTGATGATTTATCAAAACCCACCTCTATTGGCTGACCATCAAAAAGGATCCTCTTATGAAATCGCCACTCGCCCCGCTCCTGCTTGCCGCCCTGGCATTGTTGATACCGTCGCAGGTGTTTGCTGAACTGCAGGCAGGTGCCACCATTGTTGATGTTACTCCCACCAAATTCCCTGTTCTTGTCAACGGCAGTATGACCAGTCGCAGCGTGAGCACGGTCAAAACCAAAGTCAACGCCCGCGCCATCGTTGTTGCTGACGGAGAAGAACGATTGGCGATTGTCGTTGTCGACAGTTGCATGCTGCCCCGTCCCCTGCTGGATGAAGTCAAAAAGCTGGCCGCACAACGAACCAAAATTCCTGCCGACCATATTCTGATCTCCGCCACGCATGCTCACTCGGCCCCTTCCAGCCTGGCCTGCCTGGGAACCGACGCCGATCCTGAATACGTCCCCTTTCTCAGAGGGAAACTGGTGGATGCGATCGCTGCCGCGGAAGCGAACCTGGAACCCGCCCAAGTCGGTTGGGGATCAGAAAACGCTGCCGACTACACGGCACTCAGACGCTGGATCCTGCGATCCGATCGACTCAGAAATGATCCGTTCGGCAATCCCACCGTCCGCGCCACCATGCACGCCGGTACCAACTGGGACAACGCCGTCGGTGAATCCGGACCAGAGGACCCGGAATTATCGTTGATCTCGTTCCGCGCGAAAAATGGACGCCCCATTGCGCTGCTGGCGAATTTCTCCATGCACTATTTCGGCGATGGAGCGCTCTCTGCTGACTACTTCGGCCTGTACTGTAATGGACTGCAGGAAAAACTGGGCAAAAAAGATGTGAAAGATGCACCCGCGTTTGTCGCCATCATGTCGCATGGTTGCAGTGGTGACATCTACCGCCGTGACTACACTAAACCCAAAGATCAATGGGCGATTACCAATGATATTAACGAGTATTCTGATGGGCTGATCAAAATCACCATGCAGGCGTACAAGAATATCAACTACCTTGAAGATGCTGATATCGAGATGGCGGAAAACCGTCTGCAGATGAACTATCGCGTTCCCAATAAACAGTTGCTGGAGTGGTCTCAGCGCATCGTGAAAGAACTCGGTGACCGTCTCCCTAAAACCCAGGAAGAAATCTACGCACGCGAACAGGTCATCCTGCACGAACGCCAGTCGACGGAAATCGTCACGCAGGCGCTTCGTATCGGCGATATTGCAATCACAACCACTCCCAATGAAACCTATGCGTTGACCGGCCTGAAACTGAAACGACAAAGCCCACTTAAACAGACAATGGTCATTGAGCTGGCCAATGGGGGCGACGGTTATATTCCTCCTCCTGAACAGCATCTGCTGGGGGGCTATAACACCTGGGCTGCCCGTTCTGCTGGTCTCGAAGTTTTAGCGGAACCCCGCATTGTAGAATCTGATCTGGAACTGCTGGAAAAAGTGACCAATCAGCGTCGCAAATTCTACCAGCAGAGTCGAGGACCGGCGACAGAAGCGATTCTCTCGCTCAAACCAGCCGCATACTGGCGTCTGGATGAATTCAACGGTCCGCGTGCCCGCGATCTGTCCGGTCATCAACGCGATGCTTTTTATGAACCGGCCATCGCTTACTTCCTGGAAGGCCCCAAATCGAAATCATTCTGTAAAGAGGGGGAAACCAACCGCGCAGTCCACTTCGCCGGGGATCGTCTGCAGTCTCGCATCAACGATCTCAGCGATCAGTTTACGATCTCACTCTGGCTCTGGAATGGCATGCCCCTGGATGCCCGCGAGATCAGCGGCTGGATGTTTTCACAGGGACCCGACCATGGGCTGGCCGCTTACGGAGATCACCTGGGTGTCGGCGGTACAGAGTTTCCCGGCAAACTGATCTTCATGAACGGAGCCGACCGTAAGCTACATTCAGGCAAAACGGCCATCAAACGCTGGACGTGGAACCACGTGGCCCTGGTCCGCGACGGGAAATCACTCAAAGTCTATCTGAACGGCAAACTGGAAATCGA is from Gimesia maris and encodes:
- a CDS encoding carboxypeptidase regulatory-like domain-containing protein is translated as MDGSPLQEASIQFTSPKTGESAYANLDENGRYSITFPKADIGSAYEITITPPVVEEENAMALAEQAQNKSTMKIPAKYSDRTTSGLSARVEQAGTNEADFELKSK
- a CDS encoding neutral/alkaline non-lysosomal ceramidase N-terminal domain-containing protein, encoding MKSPLAPLLLAALALLIPSQVFAELQAGATIVDVTPTKFPVLVNGSMTSRSVSTVKTKVNARAIVVADGEERLAIVVVDSCMLPRPLLDEVKKLAAQRTKIPADHILISATHAHSAPSSLACLGTDADPEYVPFLRGKLVDAIAAAEANLEPAQVGWGSENAADYTALRRWILRSDRLRNDPFGNPTVRATMHAGTNWDNAVGESGPEDPELSLISFRAKNGRPIALLANFSMHYFGDGALSADYFGLYCNGLQEKLGKKDVKDAPAFVAIMSHGCSGDIYRRDYTKPKDQWAITNDINEYSDGLIKITMQAYKNINYLEDADIEMAENRLQMNYRVPNKQLLEWSQRIVKELGDRLPKTQEEIYAREQVILHERQSTEIVTQALRIGDIAITTTPNETYALTGLKLKRQSPLKQTMVIELANGGDGYIPPPEQHLLGGYNTWAARSAGLEVLAEPRIVESDLELLEKVTNQRRKFYQQSRGPATEAILSLKPAAYWRLDEFNGPRARDLSGHQRDAFYEPAIAYFLEGPKSKSFCKEGETNRAVHFAGDRLQSRINDLSDQFTISLWLWNGMPLDAREISGWMFSQGPDHGLAAYGDHLGVGGTEFPGKLIFMNGADRKLHSGKTAIKRWTWNHVALVRDGKSLKVYLNGKLEIDLQTTSAKAGPMLDQIFFGGRTDNQSNWEGRLDEIAVFNRVLTDAEVQKLAK
- a CDS encoding DUF1559 domain-containing protein, which produces MNTFTSRAARRFGFTLIELLVVIAIIAILIALLLPAVQQAREAARRSQCKNNMKQIGLALHNYHDVYVKFPIGSRYPNDQPNNWRFALLPYMDQANIYEKAKTGPGSDVDFWEGGGGTYNGDTLLFKDKVITPIYMCPSSSDPAISYANGELGQGSQSHMYVGIMGAYPDPAGNSNVAYETQYNSFATNNGTLLINECRGLRDITDGSSNTIIIGEQSRNSSSNPVLRRSDYTSGWAGTSVAGTVAQWIAGSPMQHKFGTGVTSVFHSPNPSSTGSEANAQWDWNTPLTSYHTGGVHVLLGDGATRFLGDNTDLLLIQKLCARNDGMTVGEW
- a CDS encoding DUF1559 domain-containing protein, which gives rise to MSRNVHSKKGFTLIELLVVIAIIAILIALLLPAVQQAREAARRSTCKNNLKQIGLALHNYHETHRIFPYGYNTVPAPGCSDGTGDIRTGWAFFILPFIDQAPLYQYCNTNGASDCAIWHTTTALIDTGGTGARATIPVYNCPSDPMGGINIDISTKVFGKSNYKGVTNEATNQAFTFGTSAVTSRMRDFTDGTSNTIQVGEAATMGNYVGAVWMGVIDDVHDNMANATATAAWAINGTDSDAFNSTHTGGCHFLLGDGKVRFISENINRELYEDLATKNGGEVIGEY
- a CDS encoding cupin domain-containing protein, with product MDHITRPKEEDEYFFEEGCFILEMSHPDEDPKVSLARARVEPGKKTRFHRLKGTFERYIMLSGTGLVEVGDYPPTEVYPGDVVRIPPDTDQSITNIGEDDLVFFVVCNPHFLKSCYIDTESGR